The following DNA comes from Heliomicrobium undosum.
AATAAATATGTAACTAGATATAAGGATAAGATTAAATTCGGTATTACCAATATTGGGTTAGGGAAAGACAGATTGATTGTGCATTTTTATATCGATAACCAGTCAGACAAAGATGTAAAAGTGGCTGTATTTAAAAATATGTCCTTTATAGACGGTACAAGAAAACAATATGAGGCAATTGCATTTGAGAGTGATGATTTTACTAATATTAGTCCCGGTGCATATAAAGAGGGTAAAGTAGCGTTTAATTATTCAACTGCCTTGATAAAGGGTAATTATTCTTTCGAATCAAACTTTTGGATTATGGACCCAACAGCAGGAAATACACACTTCTCAATTCCTATTGTAGTAGATTAATTAAAATTTCTCGTTTTTGTGTGATAGGAGTGGGTTAATCAGACCACTCCTATCCGATTAAATACATATTTTCTTAGCTAATTTTTTCCTCGTAATTACGGATAAAAGTTGGGATTTTCTGGTTACCATCAAGGATCTATTTCGCTAGAAATTGTAGATTGGGTACTGAGTAGCACAATGACCAAAGAACTTGGCATTCAAGCGCTTCAAAGCGCGATTCCCAGGCACCGCCCATCTGAAACGAAAACGCTAGGAAATCAAGCTATCCTGCAGCCGACTAAGTCATACTAAGTCATACTAAGTTATGTCCAACAAAGCGGGAAGACCTTACATAGGAATCATAGAAGATTGGATCAGCCGTTGGCGGAGTTCAACGCAGTTATTATATCTACTGCATCCCTCAGCCTTTCATTCAAGACGGGTGCAGGAATGTCAGCCCAAGATCGAACACGAATAATAGAATTATCCACAACAATATTGGAATCAAGGTCTCTCCATTCTTCAGGCACTGCAATAATAACCAATAGATTATTCACTAGCAAAGCTGCTCCTTTTGAATAAACATCGGTCATCCGAAACAACGGCAAGTCTCGTTCATTTGTGGTGTAAATCGACAAAAATTGATAGTTCGGCCTATCCCTCAGTTCTTGAATCATAAATGGATTCAAAGGAAATAGGCGAGCAAACTGAACTTTCTTATTGTATTCTTTTAATGCATCCTCACGGCTCCTATACAAATAGAACACACTGCCGTTTCTATCAAATTCTTCTACAATTCCTGTGATCTCTGAGTAGCCTATATCGAATTCTGAATTGGATCTAAAAGAAGGAGGTATTCCGGCGTCCCTCAAATCATTAGAAGTAAAAAAGTCTTTATTTGATTTGATCTCATTTAATAGAGAGCAATCAATCCGGCATGAAACACGTTCCCCGAATATGGATGACATAAAAGCAAACTTAAAAAGTGATAAATATAAAAATAAAATCAAATACGGTATAAATTTTTTGCGGTCTCCAATTGTTTCAAGTTTATATAATTTAACCTTGGCTATTTTGATTAGGATCATACCGATAACGAATATGATAAAAAAACTAGATAAGCCGTGTTTGAAATAGATCACTCCCACTCCCCCCAGTGTGATGATTCATTACAAAAATAGCGGTTAGAGACGGCGTCTCTTAACCGCTATTTTCTATTCATTGATTCACCTATTAAAACAAACAATAGTGCGTCTTTTGAGATGAAAGGATGCCCGTAGTTATTGATGCTTTGATCATATTCGCCAGGGACAATTATAAAGAACCCGCCACCTTCGCCAATTCCCCGGACATCAGTCTCAGTTCCTGAATCGTTGAGGTAATCTTCTGCAAAATCTCGTTTTGATTCTCCGTCGATTCAAGCGAATGGCTCACACTATCGGCGCATGTTTTGATCCCATCGGTGATATTGCTCGTCAGCGTCTGAATCAATTTCGCCGTCTTTTGAGACTCATCGGAGAGCTTGCGAATCTCCTCGGCGACGATCTGGAACCCTCGACCTTCTACGCCGATGCGGGCCGACTCGATGGAGGCATTGATGCCGAGCATTTTTGTCTTACCCGATATCTTGGAGATAAAACCGAGGACTTTATTGATCTGTTGCACCGATTCGGAGATGGTTTGAATGCGACTCGTCAGTTCATTCACATTGCCTTTTATCGTTTCCGAGGCGGTGACGATTTGCTCGATGTTTTGGTGCAAATCGCTCATAAAGGAGTTGATCTCATTGGACAGGTGAATCGATCGGTCTTCTGTTTCCATCGATAAGCCTACACCGATGCAGCCGATGACATTTTCGTCGTCATCCAGTATCGGCGTTACCGTCGCTTTGAAGGGAAATCCGTAGGCTTCACGAGGCACGACTCCGACGATCACCTGTTTGGTATCCATGGCTAGGTGGATGGGATCCTCCTTGGGGACTGTCGCGCCGGTGTTCTGCTTAACATCGATGATCTCACCAGGGAAATAGGCTAAAAACTTCTCCCTGTCGGTGACACAGAACATCATGTCCTTCGAGATGATCCTCGAAAGATAGGGACCGATGGTTATAAAAGCGTCAACTAAATCTTTCCCTTTAATCATTGCCACTCCACCTCTATCTCACTTACTGAGTTTTTATATATAACTCGATCTTACAAAAATACCCTGACATAGTCAACGAATTTGCTTAACAAAAAAACAACATACGTTTAACGTATGTTTAACATTGCGAGTGAAACGAAAATGACAGACGCCACGAAAAATCCCCACCTCGCACAAGGTGGGGGTCGAATGTCGCCTGCTGTTTTGTATCAATACGTCGCCCTACGGAATTACTCGTTATAAACCAGTTCCATCTCGATCAAGGCGCTCACATCGAAAACCTTGATAAAGCTGATCCGGAGATCCTCATTATAGTACCACCCATTCTCTCCAGCAGTGGACAATTGCGACGCCCGTTGCTGCGTGGAACCGTAGGTGAGGCAGGGGAGTTCAGAAGCGCCGATCGTCACGCTGCGCAGACACCCGTTCGCGCCTGCCGCCTCCGCCGGATCGTGAAGGATGGCGACGAAGAAGTGCTTCTCCATTTTGGGTGTGTATCCGTCATGAAGCCGCTCGATGCGCACCAGCCGCTTGCCCCTGCCGTTGTAACGGTGGGTTATCCGCGTCTCCCGGTACTCGCTCTTGGCCTGCGGATCAGCGCCGAAGTTGGGATCGCCGGCAGGCGCCGAGGAACGGCTGACCCCATCGTCGAGATACATGGTGTATTCGCCGTCAGCACCGGGGTAGATGTTCAGCGTGATCGGGTTGGGCAGTCCTTTTTCATTGCGTTCACCCACATACTGCTCCAGTTCGATGGTGGGGATCACGGCGCCGTGGCGGACATACATGGGAACGATGAAACCGATATGGTTTGAGTCGGCGTTGATGGAGGCGTCGAAATCCCCAATGGTCGTTCCGCCTTCCACGGAGGCTTGCAGCGGTCGCCGGTTGTCCATATAGCTGTACCAGCGGCTTCCCGCCGGGAGATAGACCTGTCTTTTGCCGAAGCTGTTTTCTTGGGATTGTTTTTCCAGAACCGGCGCGATTAACAGGTCATTGCGCACCATGAACTGGTTGTTTATGAAGACAAGCTTGTCGTTTAAGAGCGCTTCATCTTGCTCATCGGTCAGGAAGAGGGGGCGGCAGATGGGCATGCCGTTCAAGGTGTTTTCAAACATGGCGTCATAGAAGAGTTGCATCAGGCGGTAGCGGAGTTCGATGTAGTATTTGCATACCGGCAGAACGCTCGAATAGATCGGCGCTTCATTGGGCGCCACTTTTCCTGCGTCGACGAGCTGCTGGTAAGCGTAGGGCTCTTGAAACAGCTTGATGTTATCTTTGGCGATGTAGTGGTTGCGGAACCAGGGGAGGAAGGCGCCGGCGGCGGTCCAGCGGATCAGCAGTTCAGGGTCTGCCCACTGTTCGTTATCCTTCGGCTCAAATCCGCCGATGTCCTGACCGCAGATCGCCTGCCCGGTCAGCCCCAGGGAAAGCACCTGGGCTACGTTGATCCGCAGGAAGTCCCATTCGGAGGCGTTGTCGCCGGTCCAGAGCGCCGCGAAGCGGTGCATGCCAGAGAAGCATCCCCGTCCGATGATGAAGTTGCGTTTGTTCTCCCGTCCTCGCAGGTGGTTTAACCCGTGATAGGTGGCCTTATGCAGGTTGTAGGAGTAGAGATTCCATACCGTGAAGGCGGGACTCTCCTGGTAGAGAGATGTGCTGTCTTCAGGGTCATAGGCTTTTGTAAAGTCGTCGGTCACCAGCAACCGCGACGGAAA
Coding sequences within:
- a CDS encoding methyl-accepting chemotaxis protein, producing the protein MIKGKDLVDAFITIGPYLSRIISKDMMFCVTDREKFLAYFPGEIIDVKQNTGATVPKEDPIHLAMDTKQVIVGVVPREAYGFPFKATVTPILDDDENVIGCIGVGLSMETEDRSIHLSNEINSFMSDLHQNIEQIVTASETIKGNVNELTSRIQTISESVQQINKVLGFISKISGKTKMLGINASIESARIGVEGRGFQIVAEEIRKLSDESQKTAKLIQTLTSNITDGIKTCADSVSHSLESTENQNEILQKITSTIQELRLMSGELAKVAGSL